The Nocardioides humi genome includes a region encoding these proteins:
- a CDS encoding acyl-CoA dehydrogenase family protein, which produces MKREIYDEDHEAFRASVKEFVDRSVLPHTEEHIAAKALPREFWLEAGKQGLLGLCVPEEYGGSDAGDFRFNAVLQEELAKVGAAYPTCHGIHADITAPYIVELGTSEQKERWLPGVCSGEILLGIGMTEPSGGSDLAALKTTAVRDGDAWIINGSKTFITNGYSGDLFVTAVRTDPEKGPKGITLFGIEATMEGFSRGRKLDKVGMEESDTAELFFENVRVTDAEIIGELDMGFIHMMQKLPQERLGCAVANVAHAKQILLETIEYAKERHAFGAPIGTFQHNKFLLADLVTRIEAAEAYIDKCVLNHSQGTLTAIDAAKAKWFSSQVQSEVLDHCVQLHGGYGFMNEYRVARAWRDARVTKIWAGSNEIMKELIGRDLGL; this is translated from the coding sequence ATGAAGCGTGAGATCTACGACGAGGACCACGAGGCCTTCCGCGCGTCCGTCAAGGAGTTCGTGGACCGGTCCGTCCTGCCGCACACCGAGGAGCACATCGCCGCGAAGGCGCTCCCGCGCGAGTTCTGGCTCGAGGCCGGCAAGCAGGGCCTGCTCGGGCTGTGCGTGCCGGAGGAGTACGGCGGCTCGGACGCCGGCGACTTCCGGTTCAACGCCGTGCTCCAGGAGGAGCTCGCGAAGGTCGGCGCGGCGTACCCCACCTGTCACGGCATCCACGCCGACATCACGGCGCCGTACATCGTCGAGCTGGGCACGTCCGAGCAGAAGGAGCGGTGGCTGCCAGGCGTCTGCTCCGGCGAGATCCTGCTGGGCATCGGCATGACCGAGCCGTCCGGCGGCTCCGACCTCGCCGCGCTGAAGACCACCGCGGTCCGCGACGGCGACGCGTGGATCATCAACGGCTCGAAGACCTTCATCACCAACGGCTACTCCGGCGACCTCTTCGTCACCGCCGTGCGCACCGACCCGGAGAAGGGCCCCAAGGGGATCACCCTCTTCGGCATCGAGGCGACCATGGAGGGCTTCTCGCGCGGCCGCAAGCTCGACAAGGTCGGCATGGAGGAGTCCGACACCGCCGAGCTGTTCTTCGAGAACGTCCGGGTCACCGACGCCGAGATCATCGGCGAGCTCGACATGGGCTTCATCCACATGATGCAGAAGCTCCCGCAGGAGCGGCTCGGCTGCGCGGTCGCCAATGTCGCGCACGCCAAGCAGATCCTGCTCGAGACCATCGAGTACGCCAAGGAGCGGCACGCCTTCGGCGCCCCCATCGGCACCTTCCAGCACAACAAGTTCCTGCTCGCCGACCTGGTCACCCGGATCGAGGCGGCCGAGGCGTACATCGACAAGTGCGTCCTCAACCACTCCCAGGGCACGCTCACCGCGATCGACGCCGCCAAGGCGAAGTGGTTCTCCTCGCAGGTGCAGTCCGAGGTGCTCGACCACTGCGTGCAGCTGCACGGCGGCTACGGCTTCATGAACGAGTACCGCGTCGCCCGGGCCTGGCGCGACGCCCGGGTCACCAAGATCTGGGCCGGGTCGAACGAGATCATGAAGGAGCTGATCGGGCGCGACCTGGGGCTGTGA
- a CDS encoding MFS transporter, which yields MLGYSALTLAGAGLSSGTTAWVLLVAGLLSVVARILSGVLVDRCGFRSWWLVTLTMWIGGTGVALLGAGAQPVVLVGCLLAYAFGWCWSGLTFALVLSENSGRPGRSSAVLQAGGMAGSAAGPVLMAWTITHAGIGSAWLVMAAAMLVAGAIVAPVPAPPTARVQARLGEAEPG from the coding sequence ATGCTCGGCTACTCCGCGCTGACGTTGGCGGGAGCGGGTCTCTCGTCGGGGACAACCGCCTGGGTTCTGCTGGTGGCGGGCCTTCTCAGCGTCGTCGCGCGGATCCTGAGTGGCGTCTTGGTGGATCGTTGTGGTTTTCGGTCCTGGTGGCTGGTCACCCTCACGATGTGGATCGGTGGGACCGGCGTCGCGCTTCTCGGCGCCGGGGCGCAACCCGTCGTGCTTGTCGGCTGCCTCCTGGCCTACGCCTTCGGCTGGTGCTGGTCAGGCCTCACCTTCGCTCTGGTGCTGAGCGAGAACAGTGGCCGGCCTGGGCGTTCGAGCGCTGTCCTGCAGGCGGGCGGCATGGCGGGCTCGGCAGCAGGTCCGGTGCTGATGGCTTGGACGATCACCCATGCCGGCATCGGATCGGCGTGGTTGGTGATGGCGGCGGCGATGCTGGTGGCTGGCGCCATCGTCGCCCCCGTCCCGGCTCCGCCCACTGCCCGAGTCCAGGCACGTCTGGGCGAGGCGGAGCCAGGCTGA
- a CDS encoding MFS transporter, which produces MATLQDCVAILPLGLVAAFAARLTTAHGGDGNLAGWLTTSFFLLGSLTAMGLGPFIDQLGVRRTGVVSAITLVTMALPLMAWPGSPIVLGIGVAAAGGCFAVVLPSTNGLIAAAVPMDRQVLAVCTKQAALPLAMLLAAAASSALDWIWAVVVAEAAAVAVLVVFARTTRSLGPGRRRTSRRPAAASRDTASPPSWPPRWSAACSATPR; this is translated from the coding sequence GTGGCGACGCTCCAGGACTGCGTCGCGATCCTGCCCCTTGGCCTCGTAGCGGCGTTCGCGGCGCGGTTGACGACCGCTCACGGCGGGGATGGCAACCTGGCGGGCTGGCTCACCACGAGCTTCTTCCTGCTGGGGAGCCTGACGGCGATGGGCTTGGGGCCATTCATCGATCAACTCGGCGTGCGCCGGACAGGCGTCGTGTCGGCGATCACTCTGGTCACGATGGCGCTGCCGCTCATGGCGTGGCCAGGGAGTCCGATCGTGTTGGGTATCGGCGTGGCGGCGGCCGGTGGGTGCTTCGCCGTCGTCCTGCCGTCGACGAATGGGCTGATCGCCGCTGCTGTACCGATGGATCGGCAGGTACTCGCTGTGTGCACGAAGCAGGCCGCGCTTCCGCTTGCGATGCTGCTCGCGGCGGCGGCATCGTCGGCTCTGGACTGGATCTGGGCGGTGGTCGTGGCGGAGGCGGCGGCGGTGGCTGTCCTCGTTGTCTTCGCTCGTACGACACGTTCTCTAGGCCCTGGAAGGCGGAGGACGTCGCGACGGCCGGCCGCCGCGTCGCGCGATACGGCGTCGCCACCTTCCTGGCCTCCGCGGTGGTCGGCGGCATGCTCGGCTACTCCGCGCTGA
- a CDS encoding Nramp family divalent metal transporter produces the protein MVEEGVQVQRERSRSRLAATAPFLGPALVTAIAYVDPGNFATNVSAGAEYGYLLVWVVLVSNVMAMLIQYLSAKLGIATRRSLAAVCRDRFPRRVVVPLWLQAELVAIATDLAEVVGGAVALQILFGTPLLVGGTITAVGAFALLTLHTRGARTFQAAIAVFLGVILLGFACNVFLSDVEPKGLIEGVVPRFDGTSSVLLATGMLGATVMPHAIYLHGALTGATMAGRTADQQGAALRAQRIDVVVAMTCAGVMNLALLVIAAAALASQTEDLATLQAAHGALGEVLGPAAALAFALSLLASGFAASSVGTLAGQVVMEGFLRRRLPLALRRLVTLAPALVVLGLGVDPTRALVISQVVLSFGIPFALVPLVMITASKQLMGTLVNRRITTLLASLVAAVIVVLNLVLVVETARGNG, from the coding sequence ATGGTCGAGGAGGGCGTGCAGGTCCAGCGCGAGAGGTCGCGAAGCCGACTGGCTGCAACGGCTCCGTTCCTCGGTCCGGCACTCGTTACGGCGATCGCCTATGTGGACCCGGGCAACTTCGCCACCAATGTCTCGGCCGGTGCGGAGTACGGGTACCTGCTCGTCTGGGTCGTGCTCGTCAGCAATGTCATGGCGATGCTCATTCAGTACCTGTCCGCCAAGCTGGGGATCGCGACGCGACGGAGTCTCGCCGCGGTCTGCCGGGACCGGTTTCCGCGGCGCGTGGTCGTCCCGCTCTGGCTACAGGCTGAGCTTGTCGCGATCGCGACCGACCTTGCCGAGGTCGTCGGCGGTGCCGTCGCCCTCCAGATCCTGTTCGGCACGCCCCTGCTCGTCGGGGGCACTATCACTGCCGTCGGAGCCTTCGCGCTCCTCACCCTTCACACCCGCGGGGCGCGAACCTTCCAGGCTGCGATCGCCGTGTTCCTGGGGGTGATCCTCCTCGGATTCGCGTGCAATGTCTTCCTGTCGGACGTCGAGCCGAAAGGACTGATCGAGGGCGTTGTCCCTCGCTTCGACGGAACGAGCAGCGTCCTGCTCGCGACAGGGATGCTCGGAGCCACGGTGATGCCGCATGCGATCTACCTGCATGGCGCGTTGACCGGTGCGACGATGGCCGGCCGGACCGCGGATCAGCAGGGAGCGGCCCTGCGCGCCCAGCGGATCGACGTCGTGGTCGCCATGACCTGCGCAGGAGTCATGAACCTGGCTCTCCTGGTGATCGCCGCGGCGGCGCTCGCGAGCCAGACTGAGGACCTCGCCACCCTGCAGGCGGCCCATGGAGCTCTCGGCGAGGTCCTCGGCCCGGCCGCTGCGCTGGCGTTCGCACTCAGTCTGCTCGCCTCGGGTTTCGCCGCTTCGAGCGTCGGCACCTTGGCTGGACAAGTGGTGATGGAGGGCTTTCTCCGGCGCCGCCTGCCTCTTGCCCTGCGTCGCCTCGTCACACTCGCACCGGCCCTGGTCGTCCTGGGCCTCGGAGTCGACCCAACCCGAGCGCTGGTCATCTCGCAGGTCGTCCTCTCCTTCGGGATCCCGTTCGCGCTCGTCCCTCTCGTCATGATCACCGCCAGCAAGCAGCTGATGGGCACGCTGGTGAACCGGCGGATCACGACCCTCCTGGCATCCCTGGTGGCGGCCGTGATCGTGGTGCTCAACCTCGTTCTCGTGGTTGAGACAGCGCGCGGGAACGGCTGA
- a CDS encoding FAD-dependent oxidoreductase produces the protein MSGTILVVGASMAGLRVAERIRGLGHSGPMTVIGDEPCMPYNRPPLSKEALRGEEYDERLPFPIRPALNDVQWRLSTAAVSADLDERRVVTSAGDELSYDGMVIATGLRPRRLDLPGPQAGRHVVRSMADAQALRDALRNAPSVAVVGASFIGCEVAAVAVTLGCQVTVVAPEREPMERVLGTELGAQVRRRHHEAGVTFRMQEVPVAFEGDGAVEAVLLSSGERVPAAVVVEAVGSMPNAEWLGGNGLDLSDGVLCDARMRVEGAECVVAAGDVARFPHRWSTGRAVRVEHWNTVGDIARVAGDSLRHLVTDDLGDIRLTRERRRRQRRSSRPSGATSTTCGSTASATRQRASATYGCCPMPTWLPSTDTTWTASSVAWSAWADCGASCPIVRACSAPPSATTWPTITGPAASERGWSMATPHVICPAEELQPGMRKLVRIGRLELGVYNVKGQIVAVRNLCPHAGAPLCHSRATGTVVSPAPTQREWAYDGEILKCPWHGWEFKLPSGETLVEPKYKVVTFPGRIENGDVVVDV, from the coding sequence GTGAGCGGCACGATCCTGGTGGTTGGCGCCTCCATGGCCGGCCTCCGTGTTGCGGAGCGCATCCGCGGACTTGGTCACTCCGGACCGATGACGGTGATCGGCGACGAGCCCTGCATGCCCTACAACCGGCCACCGCTCTCGAAAGAGGCGCTTCGAGGCGAGGAGTACGACGAGCGGCTCCCGTTCCCGATCCGTCCTGCCCTCAACGACGTACAGTGGCGTCTGAGTACAGCCGCGGTGAGCGCTGACCTCGACGAGCGCCGGGTGGTGACATCCGCAGGTGACGAGCTCAGCTACGACGGGATGGTCATCGCAACCGGGCTGCGACCCCGCCGTCTGGATCTTCCCGGCCCGCAGGCCGGTCGCCACGTGGTTCGTTCGATGGCCGACGCGCAGGCGCTGCGCGATGCCTTGAGGAACGCGCCGTCGGTGGCCGTCGTCGGCGCGAGCTTCATCGGATGCGAGGTCGCGGCAGTCGCCGTCACCCTTGGCTGCCAGGTGACCGTGGTGGCGCCGGAGCGTGAGCCCATGGAGAGGGTGCTCGGCACCGAGCTGGGTGCGCAGGTACGTCGCCGCCACCACGAAGCCGGTGTCACCTTTCGGATGCAGGAGGTGCCGGTCGCGTTCGAGGGTGACGGCGCCGTGGAGGCGGTACTGCTCTCGTCGGGTGAGCGGGTCCCCGCCGCCGTCGTGGTCGAGGCAGTGGGCTCGATGCCCAACGCCGAATGGTTGGGCGGCAACGGTCTCGATCTGTCCGACGGTGTGCTCTGTGACGCAAGGATGCGGGTCGAAGGCGCCGAGTGTGTCGTCGCCGCGGGCGATGTCGCCCGCTTCCCACACCGATGGTCTACCGGTCGAGCCGTCCGGGTCGAGCACTGGAACACCGTCGGCGACATCGCGCGCGTTGCCGGTGACTCCCTTCGCCATCTTGTCACGGATGATCTGGGGGACATCCGGCTGACGAGGGAGAGGCGGCGACGACAGCGACGGTCGTCCCGTCCTTCTGGAGCGACCAGTACGACCTGCGGATCTACGGCCTCGGCGACCCGGCAGCGGGCATCGGCGACGTACGGCTGCTGTCCGATGCCGACGTGGCTCCCGTCTACGGATACCACGTGGACGGCCAGCTCAGTGGCGTGGTCGGCCTGGGCGGACTGCGGAGCGTCCTGCCCCATCGTGAGAGCCTGCTCGGCTCCGCCTTCAGCAACGACCTGGCCGACCATCACTGGCCCGGCAGCAAGTGAGAGGGGATGGTCCATGGCGACCCCACATGTCATCTGTCCGGCTGAGGAGCTCCAGCCGGGTATGCGGAAGCTGGTGCGCATCGGCAGGCTGGAGCTGGGCGTCTACAACGTCAAGGGGCAGATCGTCGCCGTACGCAACCTCTGCCCCCACGCCGGAGCTCCGCTGTGCCACTCCCGCGCGACAGGCACCGTGGTCTCCCCCGCGCCCACTCAGCGTGAGTGGGCATACGACGGCGAGATCCTGAAGTGCCCCTGGCACGGCTGGGAGTTCAAGCTGCCAAGCGGCGAGACGCTGGTCGAACCGAAGTACAAGGTGGTCACGTTCCCGGGTCGCATCGAGAACGGCGACGTCGTCGTCGACGTGTGA
- a CDS encoding ferredoxin, whose translation MKIRVDEDACQEHGQCVLIAPDVFDLGVDGLTYVPDPPDELEATVQEAAAACPVQAILLGPAT comes from the coding sequence ATGAAGATCCGCGTCGACGAGGATGCCTGCCAGGAGCACGGGCAGTGCGTGCTGATCGCGCCCGATGTTTTCGATCTGGGGGTCGACGGCCTCACCTACGTTCCCGATCCGCCGGATGAGCTTGAAGCCACCGTGCAGGAGGCTGCGGCAGCCTGTCCCGTCCAGGCGATCTTGCTCGGACCCGCAACGTGA
- a CDS encoding amidohydrolase family protein, translating to MTSGLIDTTAPVEQVAVEVVDCDIHVNPRNGTELADFMPVEWAHLKDLLYGRGMLGTSVIFAAPNEGRRLDAFGDDGSPAGSDPGLTGRQLFDEAGVDIAIIIPLTEKSSANPEHEAAMAATTNNWLAETWLSTHNGHGRYKGTIRVSSDPALAVAEIRKWADHPHFVQVMLNPYLGVGMGQRQFWPVYEAAIAADLTVCTHVTLQRPGPALMTSTGAPRTFLENHSQFSMLYAGHLVSMLESGVFNRFPDLRFTFVEGGYAWCLPLLWRLDNHWQRLRAEIPELKRPPSDYVRDHVSFTRQPYEEPRDPRYLARVIDWLGPKTLEFATDYPHWDGDYNRRVGFTGVDQDSIRRILGLNAIEKYRLPSTRAAAHWSEF from the coding sequence ATGACCAGCGGACTCATCGACACCACCGCACCGGTCGAGCAGGTTGCCGTCGAAGTGGTGGATTGCGACATCCACGTGAATCCGCGCAACGGGACTGAGCTGGCGGACTTCATGCCTGTCGAGTGGGCCCATCTCAAGGATCTGCTCTACGGCCGCGGCATGCTCGGTACGTCGGTCATCTTCGCCGCTCCCAACGAGGGACGCCGACTTGACGCGTTCGGTGACGACGGCAGTCCCGCTGGCTCGGACCCCGGCCTCACCGGACGTCAGCTGTTCGACGAGGCGGGCGTCGACATCGCCATCATCATCCCGCTGACCGAGAAGTCATCGGCGAATCCAGAGCACGAGGCCGCCATGGCCGCCACGACGAACAACTGGCTCGCGGAGACGTGGCTGAGCACCCACAACGGGCACGGTCGCTACAAGGGCACGATCCGGGTCAGCTCTGACCCGGCCCTGGCGGTGGCGGAGATCCGGAAGTGGGCCGACCATCCCCATTTCGTCCAGGTCATGCTCAACCCCTACCTCGGCGTCGGCATGGGTCAGCGTCAGTTCTGGCCGGTCTACGAGGCGGCGATCGCGGCAGATCTGACCGTCTGCACCCACGTGACGCTCCAGCGTCCCGGCCCAGCTCTGATGACCTCGACGGGCGCTCCCCGCACATTCCTCGAGAACCATTCGCAGTTCTCGATGCTGTATGCCGGGCACCTGGTGAGCATGCTCGAGTCGGGGGTGTTCAACCGCTTCCCCGACCTGCGGTTCACGTTCGTGGAGGGAGGCTACGCCTGGTGTCTGCCATTGCTGTGGCGCCTCGACAACCACTGGCAGCGGCTCAGGGCGGAGATCCCCGAGCTGAAGCGCCCGCCTTCCGACTACGTTCGCGACCACGTGTCGTTCACCCGCCAGCCCTACGAGGAGCCACGTGATCCGCGCTACCTCGCGCGCGTCATCGACTGGCTGGGCCCCAAGACGCTCGAGTTCGCCACCGACTACCCGCACTGGGACGGCGACTACAACCGTCGCGTCGGGTTCACCGGTGTCGATCAGGACAGCATCAGGCGAATCCTCGGTCTCAACGCGATCGAGAAGTACAGGCTTCCCTCGACTCGCGCGGCTGCCCACTGGAGCGAGTTCTGA
- a CDS encoding amidohydrolase family protein yields MRGAVGARHAILHPYTYGLLPDEDLLAAICSATNAWLAETWLEDQPSDRPYRGTIRVSPTSVSHAVAEIEKWGSHPDFVQVGVPMQSLQTYGKRVFWPIWEAAVAHDLPVTVLTDGETGVELAPTPVGYLRTFLGFSSYKPLNFINHLASFMVEGVFDHLPDLRVVFADGGYDFAVAMSWRMDKDYRPMRADMPWMTELPSHYLASNVRFVTSSTDRCTDPEILGEWLAMGDADQILVYGSHYPEWDFLAPEEAIPEADDATRQRVLGGTARELFGLTPEPLTPDPESRPAKEGS; encoded by the coding sequence GTGCGCGGCGCCGTCGGTGCCCGACACGCCATCCTGCACCCCTACACCTACGGACTCCTCCCGGACGAGGATCTGCTTGCCGCGATCTGCTCGGCCACCAACGCCTGGCTCGCCGAGACCTGGCTCGAGGACCAGCCGTCCGATCGGCCGTACCGCGGAACGATCCGGGTCTCGCCGACCAGCGTCTCCCACGCGGTCGCAGAGATCGAGAAGTGGGGCTCCCACCCGGACTTCGTGCAGGTCGGGGTTCCGATGCAGTCGCTGCAGACCTACGGCAAGCGGGTGTTCTGGCCTATCTGGGAGGCGGCGGTCGCTCACGATCTACCCGTCACCGTGCTGACCGACGGCGAGACAGGCGTCGAGCTTGCTCCTACCCCTGTGGGCTACCTGCGGACCTTCCTCGGCTTCTCGTCGTACAAGCCTCTCAACTTCATCAACCATCTGGCGAGCTTCATGGTCGAGGGCGTCTTCGACCATCTGCCCGACCTGCGGGTCGTGTTTGCCGATGGTGGCTATGACTTCGCCGTCGCCATGTCCTGGCGCATGGACAAGGACTACCGTCCCATGCGTGCAGACATGCCGTGGATGACCGAGCTGCCGTCCCACTATCTCGCCTCGAACGTGCGATTCGTGACGTCGTCGACCGACCGATGCACCGATCCGGAGATCCTCGGCGAGTGGCTCGCGATGGGCGACGCCGACCAGATCCTGGTCTACGGCAGCCACTATCCCGAGTGGGACTTCCTGGCTCCGGAGGAGGCCATTCCCGAGGCGGATGACGCCACCCGGCAGCGTGTCCTCGGAGGCACGGCCCGCGAGCTCTTCGGGCTGACCCCCGAACCCCTGACCCCCGACCCCGAATCACGACCCGCCAAGGAGGGCTCATGA
- a CDS encoding AMP-binding protein, producing the protein MKDIGVDSPVNRLRSRAPGEVSMTALLERAARERPGDIFFTHGDEAVGLDEFNRLVNRMARNLQQAGVTAGVHVAVMMDTGRDYFATWFALAKVGAVEVAINPAYRGELLAHQLRQSASMIAVIDEEYLPNLATAAGEVDDLRTVVVRGDSWSPFEVAGPSRSWSGFDRLLAPQPEDNLGLEVPPDSIGGMVFTSGTTGPSKAVLLSQHYMAAYGLMYAEVNELDESDVILNFQPVFHMTGKFVAIAALAVGGRMHVMSRFRVTGFWDEMRAFGVTNVVAIGGVCNMLLSVPATPDDTDNPVKVVYAVPDLPELHTEFEQRFDCVVTTVFGSSEVGLPIFRSPADVYAPGSAGRRSPHYEVEVVDGFGAILPPGQVGEIVVRGRGPLLLCSGYNGQPEKMLEATRDLWFHTGDRGRFDDEGNMWFVDRATDSLRRRGENISSFELESQIARHPAVAEAVAVSTPSELGEDEVWVLARLREGFSVTPEELLQHCETVLPYFMIPRYIEIVEDFPRTPTAKVQKYKIRAQGPGVATWDREAHGWFIRGRKLVREATERTMP; encoded by the coding sequence ATGAAAGACATCGGTGTGGACAGTCCGGTGAACCGGCTCCGCTCCCGTGCTCCAGGAGAGGTCTCGATGACCGCGTTGCTGGAGAGGGCCGCGCGTGAGCGGCCTGGGGACATCTTCTTCACCCACGGGGACGAGGCGGTCGGTCTCGACGAGTTCAACCGTCTCGTCAACCGCATGGCACGCAATCTCCAGCAGGCAGGAGTGACCGCCGGCGTGCACGTGGCGGTGATGATGGACACCGGTCGTGACTACTTCGCCACCTGGTTCGCGCTCGCGAAGGTCGGCGCGGTCGAGGTGGCGATCAATCCGGCGTACCGGGGCGAGCTTCTGGCCCACCAACTGCGCCAGAGCGCCAGCATGATCGCGGTGATCGACGAGGAGTACCTGCCGAACCTCGCCACGGCGGCTGGGGAAGTGGACGACCTGCGCACCGTGGTGGTCCGCGGTGACTCCTGGTCACCTTTCGAGGTGGCGGGGCCCTCGAGGAGCTGGAGCGGGTTCGACCGCCTGCTGGCTCCACAGCCCGAGGACAACCTGGGCCTTGAGGTGCCACCGGACTCGATCGGCGGCATGGTGTTCACCTCCGGCACCACCGGACCGTCGAAGGCCGTGCTGCTGTCCCAGCACTACATGGCTGCCTACGGACTGATGTACGCCGAGGTGAACGAGCTGGACGAGTCCGATGTGATCCTCAACTTCCAGCCGGTCTTCCATATGACGGGCAAGTTCGTCGCCATCGCGGCCCTCGCGGTGGGCGGCCGGATGCACGTTATGAGCCGGTTCAGGGTGACCGGGTTCTGGGACGAGATGCGTGCGTTCGGTGTCACCAACGTGGTCGCCATCGGAGGCGTCTGCAACATGCTGCTGTCGGTTCCAGCAACGCCTGACGACACCGACAACCCGGTCAAGGTCGTCTATGCGGTCCCGGATCTCCCCGAGCTCCACACCGAGTTCGAGCAGAGGTTCGACTGCGTTGTCACGACCGTCTTCGGCTCGAGCGAGGTCGGGCTGCCGATCTTCCGGTCGCCGGCCGATGTCTATGCTCCGGGCAGCGCAGGTCGGCGCAGTCCGCACTATGAGGTGGAGGTCGTCGACGGATTCGGTGCGATTCTCCCGCCGGGTCAGGTGGGCGAGATCGTGGTGCGCGGGCGGGGGCCCCTCCTCCTGTGCTCGGGCTACAACGGTCAACCCGAGAAGATGCTGGAAGCGACCCGTGACCTGTGGTTCCACACGGGTGATCGCGGCAGGTTCGACGACGAGGGGAACATGTGGTTCGTCGACCGAGCCACGGACTCACTGCGACGTCGCGGGGAGAACATCTCCTCGTTCGAGCTCGAGAGCCAGATCGCGAGGCACCCAGCCGTGGCCGAGGCCGTGGCGGTCTCCACACCGTCCGAGCTGGGGGAGGACGAGGTCTGGGTTCTGGCACGTCTGCGAGAAGGGTTCAGCGTCACCCCAGAGGAGCTGCTGCAGCACTGCGAGACGGTGCTGCCCTACTTCATGATCCCGCGCTACATCGAGATCGTGGAGGACTTCCCGCGTACGCCGACGGCCAAGGTCCAGAAGTACAAGATCCGTGCGCAGGGGCCTGGAGTGGCCACGTGGGACCGCGAGGCGCATGGATGGTTCATCCGCGGCCGGAAACTCGTTCGTGAAGCCACCGAAAGGACAATGCCTTGA
- a CDS encoding 4Fe-4S dicluster domain-containing protein: MKILNALVEQVRVRAGKLATDPRLRRAPSLPARFRRKFLSPRTPWDMDVRVPALLKGYPGIVRDPAGEAEAFAAGPLPDFMLANAGPLVWLRGFMWRSTLPAAPRRQRATALAQRVSDRPPSPATTVPADQLTTGLKELAAQIGLSGIGVAHYDEKYIFESFLGTEVGDRMIVCALEQAWAPTQKIPSSESEQTALSTYAEAMTLASAIGDYLVDHGYRVKVHDAAGPGMAIHFAVEAGLGQLGLNGQLLTPVGSRCRLILVNTNAPLVLDEPKDFGIPALCDACQVCVRRCPPGAIPVKRKFKRGVEKSSLNTKRCLPIVAQAHGCAICMKVCPVQRYGLQEVLNEFEATGEILGRGTDELEAYHWPIDGRTYGVGQKPRMSPELTSPSDMGDINLGRHDPERLSEREIEQARDWA, from the coding sequence GATCCTCAACGCGCTCGTCGAGCAGGTGCGGGTACGGGCCGGCAAGCTGGCGACTGATCCCAGACTGCGCCGTGCGCCCTCCCTGCCGGCCCGGTTCAGGAGGAAGTTCCTGTCCCCGAGGACGCCCTGGGACATGGACGTGCGGGTCCCTGCGCTCCTCAAGGGCTACCCCGGTATCGTCCGGGACCCCGCAGGCGAAGCCGAGGCGTTCGCTGCCGGCCCGCTTCCCGACTTCATGCTGGCGAACGCCGGCCCCTTGGTCTGGCTGCGTGGATTCATGTGGCGGTCGACCCTGCCGGCGGCTCCCCGCCGGCAGCGCGCCACCGCACTGGCGCAGCGCGTCAGTGACCGGCCCCCGTCTCCGGCGACCACGGTGCCGGCCGACCAGCTCACAACCGGCCTCAAAGAGCTGGCGGCGCAGATCGGCCTGAGTGGGATCGGCGTCGCCCACTACGACGAGAAGTACATCTTCGAGTCCTTCCTCGGGACCGAGGTGGGCGATCGGATGATCGTGTGCGCCCTTGAGCAGGCGTGGGCGCCCACGCAGAAGATCCCCAGCTCGGAATCCGAGCAGACGGCCCTCAGCACATACGCGGAGGCGATGACCCTGGCCTCGGCGATCGGCGACTACCTGGTCGACCACGGATACCGGGTCAAGGTCCACGACGCCGCCGGTCCGGGCATGGCGATCCACTTCGCAGTAGAGGCTGGGCTCGGGCAGCTGGGCCTCAACGGTCAACTGCTGACGCCGGTCGGCTCCCGCTGTCGGTTGATCCTCGTCAACACCAATGCACCCCTGGTGCTGGACGAGCCGAAGGACTTCGGCATTCCGGCGCTGTGCGATGCCTGTCAGGTCTGCGTGAGGCGCTGTCCTCCTGGGGCGATCCCTGTGAAGCGCAAGTTCAAGCGAGGCGTCGAGAAGAGCTCCCTCAACACCAAGCGGTGCCTGCCGATCGTGGCCCAGGCCCATGGTTGTGCGATCTGCATGAAGGTCTGTCCGGTTCAGCGGTACGGTCTGCAGGAGGTGCTCAACGAATTCGAGGCGACCGGCGAGATTCTCGGTAGGGGCACCGATGAGTTGGAGGCCTATCACTGGCCGATCGACGGGCGCACCTATGGCGTCGGTCAGAAGCCCCGGATGTCGCCAGAGCTGACCTCGCCGTCGGACATGGGCGACATCAATCTTGGTCGTCACGACCCTGAACGGCTCTCCGAGCGAGAGATCGAACAAGCGCGAGACTGGGCCTGA